The genomic stretch TCAGCTGGTCCGCTGGCTCGCCCCTGGCTGATCCACCCCGGCCCCGAGGCGGACGGGTGCATGACAGCGAGGTGCGGCATTTTCAGTAGTTGAGGCCCACATCTTCCCCGACATGCTCCGCCTCCTCGCCGCCCTCCTCGTCTGCGCGACTGCCGCGTCTCAGGCCCCACCCGTCCTGATCCTCGACGCCAACCCTACGGGGGGCGACCAGATCGTGAGCACGAACTATGGCGTCAGCGACGACGCCACGCTCACCTTCGGGGGGCCTGTCGACCAGCACCTCGTGGAGTACCGCGGCGAACTGTACTTCACCGTCACCGGCGCGGACGGCAACCGCGAGGTGTGGGTCTCGAACGGGACTGCCGAGGGCACCGCGCCGCTCCTCGTCGGCCCCCGACCGTCCGCACCCAACCTGTTCGTCCGAACCCACGGGCGGCTGTACTTCTCGGGCCTCGTGGGCTCGCGGCAAAACACCTACGTCACCGACGGCCACGACATCCGCTTGCTACTTGAGGACGTCGTGCCGCAGCGACGGCTGGAGTCGACGACCACGCCCGCGCTCCTCCTGCGCGGGACGCTGGACGATGCCCCCGCGATCCTGGGCAACTGCCGCCGCGACGGCTCGGGCGGACCGATCTGTGCCGCGGGCCCCTTCGCCACCACGTCGGGCGCCATTCAGCTTACCGAGGACGCCACCCAGCTGTTCTTCCGCGCCAGCAGCGACGGCGACCTCTACAAGTCGTTCGGCAACGAGACCTCGACGGAGTCCATCCTGGGCGGCCAGTTGGGCGAGGACCTCGAGCAGCCGTCCGCGCCGATGGCCACGTCGGACCGCGTCTTCTTCAGCTGCCGGTGGACGCAGGGCGGCATCGACCGCGGCCGGGAGATGTGCACGAGCCAGGGCTTGGCCGGCCAGGCGAGCCTCGCGGCCGACATCCGCCCGGGCCAGCCGTCCTCCAGCCCCGTGCTCCTCGGCGTCTATGGCGACCGCGTCTACTTCCGCGCGCGGACCGACGACAGCCCCACGCGCGACGTGGTGTTCCGCACGACGGACGCGGGCACCGTCGAGCGCCTGAGCGACCCCGGCGGGGTCGAGCCGGACTTCGGCTTCAACGTCCGATTCTTTGAGCTTCGGGGCGAGGTCTACTACAGCGGGTTCACGTCCGCGGGCGGCGCCCGCGTCTGGCGCGACGGCGAGGTGGTGGCCTCGCTCCCGGACCTCCGCAACGGACACTCGGACGGGGAGACGGCCTACTTCGTCGGGCGGGAAGCCAGCAGCGACCCCTTCCAGATCTACACCTTCGACGGCACCACCCTCCAGGCCGTCGCCGACGTGCCGCCCGAGGGGTTCACCTTCAGCC from Rubrivirga sp. SAORIC476 encodes the following:
- a CDS encoding T9SS type A sorting domain-containing protein encodes the protein MLRLLAALLVCATAASQAPPVLILDANPTGGDQIVSTNYGVSDDATLTFGGPVDQHLVEYRGELYFTVTGADGNREVWVSNGTAEGTAPLLVGPRPSAPNLFVRTHGRLYFSGLVGSRQNTYVTDGHDIRLLLEDVVPQRRLESTTTPALLLRGTLDDAPAILGNCRRDGSGGPICAAGPFATTSGAIQLTEDATQLFFRASSDGDLYKSFGNETSTESILGGQLGEDLEQPSAPMATSDRVFFSCRWTQGGIDRGREMCTSQGLAGQASLAADIRPGQPSSSPVLLGVYGDRVYFRARTDDSPTRDVVFRTTDAGTVERLSDPGGVEPDFGFNVRFFELRGEVYYSGFTSAGGARVWRDGEVVASLPDLRNGHSDGETAYFVGREASSDPFQIYTFDGTTLQAVADVPPEGFTFSHPTPYNGGLVYSNGDNLYSYDVRPRAARRTVADAPAGGVVFEVFAGETAQPARFVPTAGVAAGQLRVSRLSAARESIPAPNPSLLPLDGYYHLGVDPGLEGLRGDLTLAYTAADLAEAGADAAGLGVWQWSVDGQDWVARPVTARADGTVTVSDVTPVDFFVLGSDQPVSATDRPRADGSVLHAPAPNPTSGRSVVRYDLAVAGPVRLTVHDLLGREVAVVAEGHHAAGAHRASLEASALAPGLYLLRLDAPDGAHTTRLTLAR